One region of Triticum aestivum cultivar Chinese Spring chromosome 6B, IWGSC CS RefSeq v2.1, whole genome shotgun sequence genomic DNA includes:
- the LOC123135886 gene encoding uncharacterized protein: protein MDSPQIPDDLFPEIFLRVPDPADLVRISAACASFRSLVACRSFLRRYRKRHAQPLVGFFDNQRVFHPAEPPYPSASAAKAVALAADFSFPFLRAPASAWHIFQIRDGRVLLGRDPYDFEELVVCDPLHRRHLLLPRIPALDEWLPSATTGGIGWQIFLLGGGDDDDEEAAEETSFRVIWRAEREDDGNQVAFVFSSSTGQWRAGPPLSGLASFSWRQYVHGCLYGMTDCREKLRVLDTRTMEFSLLDLPLEARGYAYVYVDVVEAGEGITGLFVRPRGTPEIRYFTRRNSGLSSSQWQLEKIVSLGSSQWQWAGSPRPNLFLRHCGSPSLDGGLFSLDIKTLQLERVLGSESSMLYPWPCTNFPPFLSTPTVSSDTQEGDEKEMPEQGAEMLQDDEPTGSLHDERTADDVNAGGQVGVSRT from the exons ATGGACTCGCCGCAGATCCCCGACGATCTTTTCCCGGAGATCTTCCTCCGCGTCCCCGACCCAGCCGACCTCGTCCGAATCTCCGCCGCCTGCGCCTCCTTCCGCAGCCTCGTCGCCTGCCGCTCCTTCCTCCGCCGCTACCGCAAGCGCCACGCCCAGCCCCTCGTCGGCTTCTTCGATAATCAGCGAGTCTTCCACCCCGCCGAACCTCCTTACCCCTCCGCTTCGGCCGCCAaagccgtcgccctcgccgccgacttctccttccccttcctccgcgCCCCAGCCAGCGCCTGGCACATTTTCCAGATCCGCGACGGTcgtgtcctcctcggccgggacccCTACGACTTCGAGGAGCTGGTGGTGTGCGACCCCTTGCACCGgcgccacctcctgctgccccGAATCCCTGCACTCGACGAGTGGCTTCCTTCGGCCACGACCGGCGGGATAGGATGGCAGATCTTcctcctcggcggcggcgacgacgacgacgaggaggctgCGGAAGAGACTTCTTTCAGAGTGATATGGAGGGCAGAGCGTGAAGATGATGGTAATCAGGTCGCCTTCGTCTTCTCTTCCAGCACGGGACAATGGCGAGCTGGTCCGCCGTTGTCAGGGTTGGCCTCCTTCTCCTGGCGCCAATATGTGCATGGCTGCTTGTACGGGATGACAGATTGCCGGGAGAAGCTACGTGTGCTCGACACCCGGACGATGGAGTTCTCACTCCTCGACCTCCCGCTGGAAGCCAGAGGTTATGCTTATGTGTATGTAGACGTTGTGGAGGCAGGGGAGGGCATCACTGGGTTGTTTGTGCGACCAAGGGGGACACCTGAAATCAGATATTTCACTAGGCGAAACAGTGGTCTGAGTTCCAGCCAGTGGCAgttggagaagatagtctcactgGGTTCTTCTCAATGGCAGTGGGCGGGTTCACCAAGGCCGAACTTGTTCCTGCGTCACTGCGGAAGCCCATCGCTTGATGGTGGCCTTTTCTCACTGGATATCAAGACATTACAGCTTGAGAGGGTGCTTGGATCAGAGTCTAGCATGCTTTACCCGTGGCCATGTACCAACTTTCCACCATTTCTGTCGACACCAACAGTATCAAGTG ATACTCAGGAAGGTGATGAGAAGGAGATGCCGGAACAAGGTGCTGAGATGCTGCAAGATGACGAGCCCACAGGTAGCCTTCACGACGAGCGCACTGCTGATGACGTGAATGCTGGAGGCCAGGTCGGTGTATCAAGGACTTGA
- the LOC123133548 gene encoding uncharacterized protein — protein MSICASLGKKKGTPLPAERKKRRLRPEPGTGYGHRLLIPSRRFNSGKSFSLLSSPGFVSPHLTGSNPSYLGFPPKLTPPTYIYLPRQLSRGGDLMMDAAAEVPQTICPEKKPRADFDGEAGRHSPAAVDPVSKVLEDNNLLAEILLRAGFPTTLVRAALVCRCWYHLASNQGFLRRFRELHPPRLLGFYIGSILIRPELVAFLCFVPMLPQPPELNIWSARQRTSIWSAPPALP, from the exons ATGAGCATATGTGCTAGTTTGGGCAAAAAAAAAGGTACACCTCTCCCAGCGGAGAGAAAGAAGCGGCGCCTGCGACCGGAGCCCGGCACCGGCTACGGCCACCGACTTCTTATTCCCTCCCGCCGATTCAATTCAGGCAAGTCTTTCTCTTTGCTGTCCTCTCCCGGTTTCGTTTCTCCTCATCTCACGGGATCAAACCCTAGCTATCTAGGTTTTCCTCCCAAACTAACTCCTCCTACCTACATTTACTTGCCGCGGCAGCTCAGTCGTGGGGGAGATTTAATGATGGATGCTGCCGCCGAGGTTCCCCAAAC GATCTGTCCTGAGAAGAAACCACGCGCGGATTTCGATGGCGAGGCAGGCCGACATTCCCCGGCGGCCGTAGACCCTGTCTCCAAGGTGCTTGAGGACAACAACCTCCTCGCGGAGATCCTCCTCCGCGCCGGCTTCCCCACCACCCTCGTTCGCGCTGCCCTTGTGTGCAGGTGTTGGTACCATCTCGCCTCGAACCAGGGCTTCCTCCGCCGGTTCCGTGAGCTCCACCCGCCCCGCCTACTTGGCTTCTACATTGGTAGCATCTTGATCCGGCCGGAATTGGTAGCCTTCCTGTGCTTTGTCCCGATGCTGCCCCAGCCCCCGGAGCTCAACATATGGAGTGCGCGGCAGAGAACTAGCATATGGAGTGCACCGCCCGCTTTGCCCTGA